From Candidatus Binataceae bacterium, the proteins below share one genomic window:
- a CDS encoding lipopolysaccharide kinase InaA family protein, with protein sequence MTKIREMVERDGWSFRFAEAACPLPPGLRAELVERALGLAAGAGGEPLRRSRHASTYYLCLNAAPAAVASGGAGMRANVAAAPIEMFVKLLDAPRGGPGALRALAIGSRGRRLLRIAGALEAAGFAIAPVLMMGEERRRGRTLMVTERVAGLPLPRYLLGAGGPIARKRDALRALGEEIARMHRAGFLHGDLTPYNIFVAGETPVRFVFIDHERTVRARLAWRRRRLRNLVQLCRFERAGMSRTDRLRIVDAYARAMGYRPRRLIRRLAAMLRARWRRDAWSDVARRPREDGKGWRSRQRFRS encoded by the coding sequence GTGACCAAGATCCGAGAGATGGTTGAGCGCGACGGCTGGTCGTTCCGGTTCGCTGAGGCAGCCTGCCCGCTGCCGCCCGGGCTGCGCGCGGAACTCGTCGAGCGCGCGCTCGGCCTCGCCGCGGGCGCTGGCGGCGAGCCGCTGCGCCGCTCGCGTCACGCCTCGACCTACTATTTGTGCCTGAATGCGGCGCCGGCCGCCGTGGCCTCCGGCGGCGCCGGGATGCGAGCCAACGTGGCGGCGGCTCCGATAGAGATGTTCGTCAAACTGCTTGACGCCCCCCGCGGCGGGCCTGGCGCGCTGCGCGCGCTGGCGATCGGCTCGCGCGGGAGGCGTCTGCTGCGTATCGCTGGAGCGCTCGAAGCCGCCGGCTTCGCGATCGCGCCGGTCTTGATGATGGGCGAGGAGCGGCGCCGCGGACGCACGCTGATGGTGACCGAGCGCGTGGCGGGCTTGCCACTGCCGCGCTACCTGCTGGGCGCCGGCGGCCCGATCGCGCGCAAGCGGGACGCGCTGCGCGCGTTGGGCGAGGAGATTGCCCGGATGCATCGCGCGGGCTTTCTCCACGGCGACTTGACGCCGTACAACATCTTTGTCGCCGGCGAGACGCCGGTGCGCTTCGTGTTCATCGACCATGAGCGTACGGTACGCGCGCGACTGGCGTGGCGGCGGCGCCGGCTGCGCAACCTGGTGCAGCTGTGCCGCTTCGAGCGCGCCGGGATGAGCCGCACGGACCGTTTGCGCATCGTTGATGCATATGCGCGGGCAATGGGTTATCGGCCCCGCCGATTGATACGACGGCTGGCCGCGATGCTGCGGGCGCGGTGGCGGCGCGACGCCTGGTCTGACGTAGCGCGAAGACCCAGAGAGGACGGAAAAGGATGGAGGAGCCGGCAAAGATTTCGGTCGTGA
- a CDS encoding glycosyltransferase family 9 protein, with product MNIVHPAQHPAERSAAAPAHADSRFATASGVAPRRVLVVLLGAIGDVVRALPLLGRVRRAWPEAHIAWAVEPKSRALLEGHPWLDELIIYDRRRPWSFVPFLARVRARRFDLVLDLQRHLKSGVIAMASGAPRRLGFDRSNTKELNHLFSTMRIAPQPPMRLKLTQYQAFGDALGVASTPIEFGLAASPVERARAAALLENAPRPLLGVILGSSWPSRMYFADSIAAVIRELSTPRDGFAALFPVLLGSGRAEAELAEAVIANLAGQRVLNLCGRTELRELLAIFPECSAAFGPDSGPMHIAAAVGCPVVSLWGATAAERSAPWGFAELALTGEIPCHPCYLRECPIGRECMRRIAPTDVAAAIRRAMAASTCANTSADEAMSRDAARVGAGSSQPGHQRRGPA from the coding sequence ATGAACATCGTCCATCCTGCCCAGCATCCCGCTGAACGGTCCGCCGCCGCGCCGGCGCATGCGGATTCGCGCTTCGCGACCGCGTCAGGCGTTGCGCCGCGCCGGGTGCTGGTAGTTCTGCTCGGCGCGATCGGCGACGTCGTGCGCGCGCTGCCGCTGCTTGGGCGGGTACGCCGGGCCTGGCCCGAGGCACATATCGCGTGGGCGGTCGAACCCAAGTCGCGCGCCCTGCTGGAGGGCCATCCGTGGCTCGACGAGCTGATTATCTACGACCGCCGCCGCCCGTGGTCGTTCGTGCCGTTCCTCGCCCGCGTGCGCGCGCGCCGCTTTGATCTCGTGCTCGACCTCCAACGCCATCTTAAGAGCGGCGTGATCGCGATGGCTTCGGGAGCGCCCAGGCGCCTTGGCTTCGACCGCTCCAATACGAAAGAGCTGAACCACCTGTTTTCGACGATGCGGATCGCGCCGCAGCCGCCGATGCGGCTTAAGCTGACGCAGTACCAGGCCTTCGGTGACGCGCTCGGAGTCGCGTCGACGCCGATCGAATTCGGCCTGGCCGCATCGCCTGTCGAGCGCGCGCGCGCCGCCGCTTTGTTAGAGAATGCGCCGCGGCCGCTGCTGGGCGTGATTCTCGGCTCGTCGTGGCCGAGCCGGATGTACTTTGCCGACTCGATCGCGGCCGTCATCCGCGAGCTGAGCACGCCTCGCGACGGCTTTGCGGCGCTGTTCCCGGTGCTGCTCGGCAGCGGGCGCGCCGAGGCCGAATTGGCCGAAGCCGTTATCGCCAACCTCGCCGGCCAACGGGTGCTGAACCTGTGCGGGCGCACCGAGCTGCGCGAGCTGCTGGCTATCTTCCCGGAGTGCTCGGCGGCATTCGGTCCGGATTCGGGACCGATGCATATCGCGGCGGCGGTCGGATGCCCGGTCGTTTCGCTGTGGGGTGCCACTGCGGCCGAGCGCTCGGCGCCGTGGGGATTCGCCGAGCTTGCGCTGACCGGTGAAATCCCCTGTCATCCATGCTACCTGCGCGAGTGTCCGATCGGGCGCGAATGCATGCGCCGGATCGCGCCCACCGACGTGGCCGCTGCGATAAGGCGCGCGATGGCGGCAAGTACTTGCGCAAACACATCGGCGGACGAGGCGATGTCCCGCGATGCGGCACGGGTGGGTGCGGGATCATCGCAGCCGGGCCATCAAAGACGAGGGCCTGCGTGA